A segment of the Streptomyces pactum genome:
CTTTCTCACCAGATGGACGGTGGCACCGAGATATGGTCCAGCGTCTTCCCCCGGCCGCGCACATTCCGTTAACTTCCGTGACTCACACGCCCCGTACGACCCGCACGAGGGCGTCCGACCGCGGAGCACCAGCGCTCAGTGAGCCCACGGGGGCACCTCCCATGACACGCGCCATCTCCCTGCACGACGTGAGCAAGACCTACGCTCGAGGCGTCCGCGTGGTGGACCGGCTTTCGCTGGACATCGCGCCCGGCGAGTTCCTCGTCCTGCTCGGTCCCTCCGGCTGCGGCAAGTCCACCGTGCTGCGCATGATCGCCGGCCTGGAGGAGATCACCGACGGGCGGCTGCTGCTGGACGGCGCGTACGCCAACGACCTGCTTCCCGCCGAGCGGAGCATGGCGATGGTCTTCCAGAACTTCGCCCTGTACCCGAACATGACGACCCGCGGGAACATCGGCTTCCCGCTGCGCGTCGAGGCCCCGCAGACCGACCCCGGCCCGCGCGTGGACGCCACCGCCCGCATGCTGGGCATCGAGGACCTCCTCGACCGGTTCCCCGCCCAGCTCTCCGGCGGCGAACGCCAGCGCGTGGCCATGGGCCGGGCCATCGCCCGCCATCCCAGCGCCTTCCTCATGGACGAGCCGCTGTCCAACCTCGACGCCAAGCTCCGCAACCATCTGCGTGCCGAGATCACCAGACTGACCAGGGAACTGGGCGTCACCACGATCTACGTCACCCACGACCAGTCCGAGGCCATGTCCCTCGGCGACCGCGTCGCCGTCCTGCGCGGCGGCGTGCTCCAGCAGGTGGACAGCCCGCGCGCCGTGTACGCCCTGCCGCGCAACGTCTTCGTCGCCGCCTTCATCGGCACCCCCCGCATCAACCTCCTGCGCGGCCTGGTCCGCGCGCCGCTCGACGGCGCGATGACCATCAGCCTGGGCAAGCAGTTCCTGCGCCTGCCCGAACCACTCTCCCTGGACCACCAGTTGCTCCGCGTCCAGCAGGGCCGCGAGGTCATCGTCGGCCTGCGCTCGGAGGCCGTCCGGATCGCGAAGCCCGCCTCCGCCCGCCCCGGCGAGGTGCTGCTCACCGGCCTGGTGGAGCACGTCGAGTTCCAGGGACACGAGGTCCTCGTCCACTTCAACACCGGTTCCCGGCCGGCCGTCGTACCGGACCTGGAGGCTCCGCGCCCCGCCACCCGCCCGGCCCGGCGCCGCCGCCGCGACGGCACGGTCCTGGACCGGCTGCGGGAACGGGCGGGTGCCCTGCGCGCCGGACCGGTGGTGGTCATGGACGAGGAGGAGGGCGACGCACCCGCGGTCACCGCCCCCGACGGCCGCCTCCCCGGTGACCTGATCGTCCGGACCACCCCCGACATCGACCTGCGCCACGGCATGCAGGTCCCCCTCCTCGTCGACCTGGCCCACCTGTTCGTCTTCGACCAGCACGGCGACCGGATCTGCCCCGCCCCGGCCCGACTGCCGGACCTGGAGGAGTGATCCCGCCGGAACCGGAACCGCCGGGAGGGTGAGCCGCGCCACCATGGTGGCCGCCTCTGGTGCCGTAAAACTATCGGCGCTAGTTTGGGGCACGGACGACGAGGCCCGCCCGGAAGGAACGCGATGAAGGCACACGACGGCATGTACATCGACGGAGCCTGGCGGCCCGCCGACGGCCGGGACACGATCGAGGTCGTCAACCCGGCCGACGAGCAGGTGATCGGCAAGGTGCCCGCGGGCACCGCCCTGGACGTCGACACCGCCGTACGGGCCGCCCGCGCCGCCCTGCCGGGCTGGGCCGCCACCCCGCCCGCCGAGCGGGCCGCGCGCCTGGCCGCCCTGCGGGACGTACTGGTGGCCCGCAAGGACGAGATCGCCGAGACGGTCACCGCCGAGCTGGGCTCGCCGCTGAAGTTCTCGCAGGCCGTGCACGCCGCCGCCCCGATCGCGGTCGCGGGCTCCTACGCCGAGCTGGCGGCGACGTACGCCTTCGAGGAGAGGATCGGCAACTCCGTCGTCCACCACGAGCCGATCGGTGTGGTCGGCGCCATCACGCCCTGGAACTACCCCCTCCACCAGATCGTCGCCAAGGCCGCCCCGGCGCTCGCGGCCGGCTGCACGATCGTGCTGAAGCCCGCCGAGGACACCCCGCTCACCGCCCAGCTCTTCGCGGAGGCGGTGCACGAGGCCGGTGTCCCGGCGGGCGTCTGCAACCTGGTCACCGGCCTCGGCCCGGTCGCCGGCCAGGCCCTCGCCGAGCACCCCGGCGTCGACCTGGTCTCCTTCACCGGCTCCACGGCCGTGGGCCGGCGGATCGGCGCGACGGCGGGCGCCGCCGTCAAGAACGTCGCCCTCGAACTCGGCGGCAAGTCCGCCAACGTGATCCTCCCGAGCGCCGACCTGGCCAAGGCGGTCAACGTCGGCGTCGCCAACGTCATGTCCAACTCCGGTCAGACGTGCAGCGCCTGGACCCGCATGCTGGTCCACCGCGACCAGTACGACCAGGCCGTGGAGCTGGCCGCCGAGGCCGCCGCCAAGTACGGCGACCGGATCGGCCCGGTCGTCAACGCCAAGCAGCAGGAACGCGTGCGCGGGTACATCGAGAAGGGCGTCGCCGAGGGCGCGCGCCTCGTCGCGGGCGGTCCCGAAGCCCCGCGCGAGAAGGGCTGGTTCGTCAGCCCGACGGTCTTCGCCGACGTGCGCGAGGAGATGACCATCGCCCAGGAGGAGATCTTCGGGCCGGTCCTGTCCGTCCTCCGGTACGAGGACGAGGAGGACGCCCTGCGGATCGCCAACGGCACCGTCTACGGACTCGCCGGCGCCGTCTGGGCCGGGGACGAGGCGGAGGCCGCGGCCTTCGCCCGCCGCATGGACACCGGACAGGTCGACATCAACGGCGGCCGGTTCAACCCGCTGGCGCCCTTCGGCGGCTACAAGCAGTCCGGCGTGGGCCGCGAACTGGGCCCGCACGGCCTGACCGAGTACCTCCAGACCAAGTCCCTCCAGTTCTGAGCCAGGGAGCAGTCCACGTCATGGCCGTCCGTACCGCTGTCCGTGCCGCCGTCGTACCCGCCGTAGGCGCCCCGCTGGAGGTCACCGGCATCGAGCTGCCCGAGCCCGGCCCGGGGCGGATCCGGGTGCGGCTCGCCGCCGCCGGGGTCTGCCACTCCGACCTGTCCCTGTCCAACGGCACCATGCGCGTGCCGCTGCCCGCCGTCCTCGGTCACGAGGGCGCCGGCACGGTCCTCGCCGTCGGTGAGGACGTCACCCACGTCGCGCCCGGCGACGACGTGGTCCTCAACTGGGCCCCGTCCTGCGGCGCCTGCCACGCCTGTTCCCTCGGCGAGGTCTGGCTCTGCGCCAACGCCCTGGCCGGCGCCGCGAACACGCACGCCCGCCGCGCCGACGACGGCACCGACCTGCACCCCGGCCTGAACGTCGCGGCGTTCGCCGAGGAGACCGTGGTGGACGCCGCGTGCGTGCTGCCCTGCCCCGACGGCATCCCGCTGACCGACGCCGCCCTGCTGGGCTGCGCCGTCCTCACCGGCTACGGCGCCGTCCACCACTCGGCGCGGGTCCGCGAGGGCGAGACGGTCGCGGTGTTCGGCGTCGGGGGAGTGGGCCTCGCCACCCTCCAGGCGGCCCGGATCGCGGGCGCGTCGAAGATCGTCGCGGTCGACGTGTCACCCGAGAAGGAGGAGCTGGCCCGCGCCGCCGGCGCCACCGACTACCTGATCGCCTCCGACACCACCGCCCGGGAGATCCGCGCCCGCACCGGCAAGCAGGGCGTCGACGTCGCCGTCGAGTGCGTCGGCCGCGCGGCCACCATCCGCACCGCCTGGGAGTCCACCCGGCGCGGCGGACGCACCACGGTCGTCGGCATCGGCGGCAAGGACCAGCAGGTCACCTTCAACGCCCTGGAGATCTTCCACTGGGGCCGCACCCTCTCCGGCTGCGTCTACGGCAACGCCGACCCGGCCCGGGACCTGCCGGTGCTGGCCGAACACGTCCGCGCCGGACGCCTGGACCTCGGCGCCCTGGTGACGGAGCGCATCGCCCTCGACGGCATCCCGGCGGCCTTCGAGAACATGCTCGCGGGCAAGGGCGGGAGGGCCCTGGTGGTGTTCTAGCCGCCCGCGAGGAAGCGCGCGGGGTGCGACGGGCACGGGGCGCCGGGGCCACCCCGGCGCCCGCGTGCCCGCATGTCGTCGTGCCCGCATGTCGTCGTGCCCGTGTGTCGTCGTGCCCGTGTGTCGTCGTGCCCGTGTGTCGTCGTGCCCGTGTGTCGTCGTGCCCGTGTGTCGTCGTGCCCGTGTGTCGTCGTGCCCGCGTGTCGTCGTGCCCGCGTGTCGCCGTGTCGTCGTGCCCATGTGTCGTCGTGCGGTTGCGCCGCCCCTCAGGCCGCCCCCTCGTACCGCCGCGATCGCCGTTCGATAAACATCCCGCACGACCGTTGACCACATACCGTCCGGTCAGTACGTTCCCGGGAACGTCCCCCACACGTCCCCCACGTCCCCCCGCACCCCGGAGCGTGCACGTATGGACACCACCCCCTCCGCTCAATCCCTCCCCACCACCGCCCCGGCCGTCCCCAACCGCCGTCGCGTCGCCACCGCCGCCGCCCTCGCCTCGGCCGTCGAGTGGTACGACTACTTCGTCTTCGGCATCGCCGCCGCCCTCGTCCTCGGCGACCTGTACTTCCCGGCCGGCAGCCCCACCGCCGGGGTCCTGGCCGCCTTCGCCACGTTCGCCGTGGGCTTCCTCGCCCGCCCGATCGGCGGCGTCGTCGCCGGCCAGCTCGGCGACAAGAAGGGCCGCAAGCCGATGCTGGTCCTCGCGCTCACCCTGATGGGCGTGGCCACCACGGGCATCGGCCTGCTGCCCACGTACGAGGCGATCGGCGTCGCCGCGCCGATCCTGCTCGTCCTGCTGCGCATCGTCCAGGGCGTCGCCGTCGGCGCCCAGTGGGGCGGCGCGATGCTGCTGGCCACCGAGTACGCCCCCGAGGGCAAGCGCGGCATCTACGGCAGCGTCGTCCAGCTCGGTGTCCCCATCGGCGTGGTCACCGCCAACACCGTCTTCCTGCTGGCCGGAGCGTTCACCTCCGAGTCGGCCTTCGAGGCCTGGGGCTGGCGGGTGCCGTTCGTGGTGGGCCTGCTCGTCCTCGGACTCGCCTGGTACATCCACACCCGCGTCGAGGAGACCCCCGAGTTCCGGGCGGCGGAGCGGGCGCTGGCCGAGCGGGAGCAGAGCGAGCAGTCCTCACCGCTGCGCACGATCATGCGCGATCACCTCGGCACCGTGCTGCTCGCCGGCGGCTCCTTCGCCGTGAACACCGCGACGTTCTACATCCTCATCACCGGCGTCCTCGACTACACCACCCGCGAACTGGACATGGAGCACGGCGCGGTGCTCGCCGTCTCGCTCTGCGTCAGCCTCACCCAGCTCGTGCTGATCCCGGCCGCCGCCGCGCTGTCCGACAAGTTCGGCCGCATCCGCGTCTACACCGTCGGCGCGGTCGGCATCGCCGTGTGGGCCGTGCCGCTGTTCCTGCTCATCGACACCGGCTCACTGCTGTGGCTGGCGGTCGCCACCTTCGTCGCCGGTTGCTTCCTCAGCATCATGTACGGCCCCCAGGCCGCGCTGTTCGCCGAGCTGTTCACGCCGGAGATGCGCTACACCGGCGCGTCGCTCGGCTACCAGATCGCGGCCGTGGGCGGGGGCGGGCTGGCGCCCTTCGTCATGGTGCTGCTCCTGGAGGCGACGGGCACCTCGATGGCCGTCTCCGGCTACATCATCGCCCTCTCGGTGATCGCCCTGGCGTCCATCAAGGTGCTGGCCGACCGGGCGCGTTCACGCTGACCGCGAGCTGCTCCCGGGCCGCGGCTCCACCACCTCACCGGGGGTCGCGGCCCCCGCCCGCCTCCGGGACCGGGACACCGCCACGCCCGCCAGGCACAGCGCGCCGCCCGCCAGGGTGAGCAGACCCGGCACCTCGCCCAGCGCCAGCCACGACATCAGGACGACGAGCGCGGGCACGGCGTACGTGGTCGCGCCCATGCGGCCCGCGGTCGTCCGGGCCAGGGCGTACGCCCACGTCGTGAACGCCAGCGCGGTCGGGAACACGCCCAGGTAGACCATGTTGAGCGTCGCGGAAACGGGAGCGTCGGCCGCCTCGTGCGCCAACTGCCCCGCGAACGGCAGGCAGAGCACCGCCCCGACCAGGCACCCGAACGTCGTCACCTGGAGCGCGCTCGCGTGCCCCAGCGCGGGCTTCTGCGCGACCACCCCGCCCGCGTACGCCACGGCGGCCAGCAGGCACAGCACCACCCCGAACAGCGAGGAACCGTCCTCGCCGGACATCGACAGGCCCACGGTCACCGCGCCGGCGAACGACACGGCCATCCCCGCCACCAGCCGCGGCGGCAGCGCGTCCCCGAGCAGGCGGGCGCCGAGCAGTGCGATGAGGATCGGCCCGACGTTCACCACGAGGGCGGCCGTACCGGCGTCCACCTGCTGCTCGCCCCAGTTCAGGACGACCATGTAGAAGCCGAACCAGAGCAGCCCCGATATCGCGATCCCCCGCCAGGCGGGCCGCGGCGGCAGTCCCTCCCGGCGCAGCAGACAGATCGCGCCGAGCGTCAGCGCGCCCGCCAGCAGCCGTCCGAGCGCCAGCGCGCCCGGCGAGTACGCCTCTCCCGCACTGCGGATGGAGACGAAGGCGGAGGCCCACAGGACGACGGTGACCGTGGCGGCACCTGCCGCGAGCAGTTCCGGACGACGGAGGCGGACGGGACGGGCGGTGCTCATCATGCTCCAGAGGCTAGGGAGTGGGGAATGCTCGCGCCGGCGGATTCCGGACCGGGAACGGGTGCTCAGCGCAGGCCCGCGGGGTCGATACCCAGCAGTTCGGACAGCGCGTCCTCGCCCGACGGCGTCACCTTCACCGCCCGCTCGGACCCGATGCGTACGCACCAGCCCGTGTCCAGGGCGTGCCGGCACAGGGCAGCGCCCGCGACGCCCGCGAGATGCGGACGGCGCTCGGTCCAGTCGAGGCAGGCCCGGGCCAGCGGCCGGCGGCCGGTGGGCACGAGAGGGATGCCGGCGGCCTCGAACCAGCCGAGCCCCGCGTCCGTGAGCGCGAAGCCGGTGTCCTGGCGCAGCAGTCCGCGCCCGGTCAGCGCGTCGGTGACCGTGATGCCGAGCCGTCCGGCGAGGTGGTCGTAGCAGGTGCGGCCCCGGGCCATCGCCGACCCGGCGCTCGACGCCCGCAGCGTGCGCGGACGCCGTGCCGCCGCCTCCGGGGCGACCTGCGCGGCCAGGTCCTCCACGAGCTGTGCGACCCGCTCGTCGGCCAGCCGTACGTACCGGTGCCGCCCCTGCCGCTCCTCGGCGAGCAGCCCGCCCGCGACGAGCTTGCCCAGGTGCTCGCTCAGCGTGGAGGCGGCGACTCCCGCGTGCCGGGCCAGCTCACCGGCGGTCCACGCCCGCCCGTCGAGCAGCGCCAGGAGGCAGGCGGCCCTGGTCTCGTCGGCGATCAGCCCGGCCAGCCGCGCGAGCCCGGGCGCCTCGGCGTCCTTGTCGGTCATGGGTCCCAGGATGCGACACGCACGGTTCGGCGGGTGCCGAAGTGTGCTCAGGCGCCCCGCGTCACCTGCGCGTACTGTTGTGCCAGCCCGTCCAGCAGCGCCGTCAGGCCGGTCTCGAAGGCCCGCTCGTCGACCTTCTCCTGCTGCTCGGCCAGCAGGTGGGCCTGCTGGAGGTGCGGGTAGTCGGCGGGGTCGTAGGCGCCGGCGTCGTCCACGAAACCCCCGGCGAAGGAACCGAGCGCGGAGCCCATGATGAAGTACCGCATCAGCGCGCCGATGGACGTGGCCTGGGCCGGCGGCCAGCCCGCCGCGACCATCGCGCCGTAGACGGCGTCCGCGAGGTGCAGCGCGGCCGGGCGGCGGCCGGGGCCGTGAGCCAGTACCGGGACGATGTTGGGGTGGTCGCGCAGCGCCGTCCGGTAGGAGACGGCCCAGTCGTGCAGCGCGGTCCGCCACTCCCGGCCGTCCTCGAACATCGACAGGTCGACCTGCGCGCTCACCGAGTCGGCGACCGCTTCCAGGATCTCGTCCTTGGTGCGGAAGTGGTTGTAGAGCGAGGGCCCGCTGACTCCCAGCTCCGCGGCGAGCCGGCGCGTGGAGACGGCCGCGAGGCCCTCCGCGTCCACCAGTGCGCGGGCCGTCTCGACGATCCGGTCGGTGCTGAGCAGGGGCTTGCGCGGTCGGGCCATGGCGCACATAGTAGGGCTGCGGCCGTAAACTAGCAGTGCTAATTTAAAGGTCCGGCTTTCGAGGACCGGCTTTCGAGGACCGGCTTTCGAGGTCAGGCCTCCGGGGTCCGGCTTTCCACGTGTGTTCTTCAAGTCCGTCTTCTGTGGGGTGACTCGGCATGAACCTGGAGCTCAGCGAGGAGCAGAGCGCCGTACGGCAGCTCGCGCGGGACTTCGTGGAGCGTGAGATCGTCCCGCACGTCGTCGCCTGGGACCGCGCCGAGGAGGTGGACCGGTCGATCGTGAAGAAGCTCGGCGAGGTCGGCTTCCTCGGGCTCACCGTCGACGAGGAGTACGGCGGCTGTGGCGGCGACCACCTCGCGTACTGCCTGGTGACGGAGGAACTGGGCCGTGGCGACAGCTCCGTGCGCGGCATCGTGTCCGTCTCCCTCGGCCTGGTCGCCAAGACCATCGCCGCCTGGGGCGACGAGGAGCAGAAGCGCCGCTGGCTGCCGGGCCTCACCTCCGGCGAGTACGTCGGCTGCTTCGGCCTCACCGAGCCCGGCACCGGGTCGGACGCCGGGAACCTCTCCACCCGCGCGGTCCGCGACGGCGACGAGTACGTCGTCAACGGCACCAAGATGTTCATCACCAACGGCACCTGGGCCGACGTCGTGCTCCTCTTCGCCCGGTCCACGGACGCCCCCGGCCACAAGGGCGTGTCCGCCTTCCTCGTGCCCACCGACACTCCCGGGCTGACCCGCCGCACCATCCACGGCAAGCTCGGGCTGCGCGGCCAGGCCACCGCAGAGCTGGTACTGGAGGACGTCCGCGTCCCCGCCTCCGCGATGCTGGCCCCCGAGGGCAAGGGCTTCTCGGTCGCCATGTCGGCCCTGGCCAAGGGGCGGATGTCGGTCGCGGCCGGCTGCGTCGGCATAGCCCAGGCCGCGCTGGACGCGGCCGTGCGGTACGCGGGTGAGCGGGAGCAGTTCGGCAGGACCATCGCCCACCACCAGCTCGTGCAGGAGCTGATCAGCGACATCGCCCTCGACGTGGACGCGGCCCGGCTGCTGACCTGGCGGGTCGCCGACCTGATCGACCGCGGGCGGCCCTTCACCGTCGAGTCCTCCAAGGCCAAGCTGTTCGCCTCGGAGGCCGCCGTCCGCGCCGCCAACAACGCCCTCCAGGTCTTCGGCGGCTACGGCTACATCGACGAGTACCCGGCCGGCAAGCTGCTGCGCGACGCCCGGGTGATGACCCTCTACGAGGGCACCAGCCAGATCCAGAAACTGGTCATCGGGCGGGCGCTGACCGGGGTTTCGGCCTTCTGAACGCCGGAACTGAGTACCCGGACTGAGTACCGCGGCGGATGTGGTCCCGGCCACATCCGCCGACCCTTGTCCCCATGAGTGACACACCGGTCAAGCAGCAGAGCACGGCGGCCTTCTACGGGCAGGCCGTGGCCTCGTTCGCGGTGGCGATGATCGCCACCGCCGTCGGCATCTACAACCTCCAGGCCGACGCCTGGGTGCGTGCCTTCCTCGCCGTCGCCGTCCTGTACCTCGTCACCTCGGCCTTCACGCTGGCCAAGATCATCCGGGACCGTCAGGAGGCCGGGCAGATCGTCAGCCGCGTCGACCAGGCCAGACTGGAGAAGCTCCTCGCCGAGCACGACCCCTTCGAGAAGCTCGGGTGACGCGTCCGCCCGGCGGTTGCCCTAAGCGACCGCTCAGGTTCGGCGGTATGGTGGTGCTCCTGTCACCGAGAGGGGCGAACAAGCGATGAGTACGGCGGCCGAGACGACGGGCGGCGACATCGAGCCGTGGGAAGAGGTCACCCCGGACGCGGCCCGGCGGCTCCTGGTCGCCGCGGTGGAGGCCTTCGCCGAGCGCGGGTACCACGCGACCACGACCCGCGACATCGCCGGGCGGGCCGGCATGAGCCCGGCCGCGCTCTACATCCACTACAAGACCAAGGAAGAGCTGCTCCACCGCATCAGCCGGATCGGCCACGACCGGGCGGTCGCCATCCTGCGCGGCGCGGCCCAGGGCGAGGGCGGCGCCGCCGAGCGGCTCGCGGACGCCGTGGGCTCCTTCGTGCGCTGGCACGCCGGGCGGCGCACGACCGCGCGGGTGGTGCAGTACGAGCTGGACGCGCTCGGCCCCGAGGCCCGTGACGAGATCCTCACGCTGCGCCGGCAGTGCGATGCCGCGGTGCGCGGCATCATCGAGGACGGCGTGGCGACAGGCGAGTTCGACGTACCGGACGTCAAGGGCACGACCCTGGCCGTGCTGTCGCTCTGCATCGACGTGGCCCGCTGGTTCAACGTGAACGGCCCCCGCACCCCCGACGAGGTCGGCGCGCTCTACGCCGACCTCGTGCTGCGGATGGTGGGAGCCGAACCGTCCGGCTCGGCTCAGAAGTAGTAGCGCGAGACCGACTCGGCGACGCAGACCGGCTTGTCGCCGCCCTCGCGCTCCACGGTGAAGGCGACGGACACCTGGATCCCTCCCTCGACGTCCTCCACGCCGGTGATCGTCGCCGTGGCGCGCAGTCGCGAGCCCACCGGGACGGGGGAGGGGAAACGGACCTTGTTGGTGCCGTAGTTGACACCCATCCGCACGCCCTCGACCTTGATGAGCTGGGGCCCGAAGAGCGGGAGCAGCGACAGGGTCAGATAGCCGTGCGCGATGGTGGTGCCGAAGGGGCCGGCGGCCGCCTTCTGGGGGTCCACGTGGATCCACTGGTGGTCGCCGGTCGCCTCCGCGAACAGGTCGATCCGCTTCTGGTCCACCTCCAGCCAGTCGGTGTAACCAAGCTGCTCGCCCACCGCCGCCTTCACGTCGTCGGCGGATGTGAAGATCCTCGGCTCTGCCATGTCCCGGCCTCTCTGCTCGCTCGACTGTCCGCTCGGCTGTTCACACGAATCTAAGCGACTGCTTAGCATGGTCGCCCGCGCGGCCCGTGTCAACGGACCGGGGGCGTCCGCGCGGGTGACGGGGTCGGTAGGGTTCGAGGAGTGCCTCAGATCCCCGAGAAGATTCACGAGCTCACGGTCGGCCAGCTCGCCGCGCGCAGCGGCGCCGCCGTATCCGCCCTGCACTTCTACGAGTCCAAGGGCCTGATCAGCAGTCGCCGCACCTCGGGCAACCAGCGCCGCTTCAGCCGCGACGCGCTGCGCCGGGTCGCCTTCGTGCGCGCGGCGCAGCGTGTCGGCATCCCGCTCGCCACGATCCGCGAGGCGCTCGCCGAGCTGCCGGAGGGGCGCACGCCCACCGAGGGCGACTGGGCCCGGCTCTCCGAGTCCTGGCGCTCCGAACTGGACGAGCGCATCAACCAGCTCAACCGGCTGCGCGACCACCTCACCGGCTGCATCGGCTGCGGCTGCCTGTCCCTGGACACCTGTGTCCTGTCCAACCCCGACGACGTCTTCGGCGAACGCCTCACCGGTTCCCGGCTGCTGGTGGGACGCACCGACTCCGCCAACCGTCGCGGCCCCGCGAGCCGCGGCCGCGGACCGGAGGCGGAGTGCCGCGACTGACGGGCGGACGACCCGGCCCGCCGTCACACACCGCCGCGCCGCGCCGGGGCCCACTGGGCCAGCCCCGCGGTGATCAGCTCGGCGTTGGACGCGGCCCGGTGGCCGTCCGGGAGGAACAGGGTGTCCTCCAGGCCGATGCGGGTCGCCAGACCGAGCCGGCCGGCCAGGCGCAGGACCGGCCAGGCGCCGGCGTCCTCGCCGTGCAGCAGGACGGGGCGGCCGTGGGCCGTGCCCAGGTCGGCCAGCAGGGCGTGCGCGGAGTCCGCCGCGGTCGCCGGGTCGGTGTCCGTGACCTCCGCCAGCACGCGCAGCACCTTCGGCCCGAGCGGTGAGCGCAGGAAGAGGGCGGGCCCGTCCGTGCCGGACCAGAGGCCGGCCTCGACACCCACGCCTCGCTCGACCAGCGCGGCGGCGACCTCCTCGGCGCCCGGCTCGTGCCAGTTGACCGAGGCGTGGTCGGGCAGGACCGTCCAGCTCCGTACCCGGGCCACCCGGGCGGCCGGACCGGGCTCGGCCCAGGCTCCCGTCGTCACACCGACCGGTACCGGCACTCGTGCGCGCACCGCCTCCAGCGTGGCCGCGAGGACGCGGGGCGACAACGTGTCCTGTCCGCACGGCGTCTTGGGATGGACATGGACGTCCGTGGCCCCGGCGGCCACCGCCGCGGCCGCGGACTCGGCGATCGCCTCCGGCGACAGCGGCACCACCGCGCCGTCCCGGCTCCCGCGGGTCCCGTTCACACACACCTGCACCATTCCCCCATGGTGCGGGTCACCACTGACAACGCCCGTCGGCCGTCAGGCCGTACGAACCGTCGGGGGTGCGGCATCCCCGGCACACCCCCGCGGTCGGCTACGCCGACATCAGCAACCGGCCCCGCCGGGCTTCGGCCAGCGCGTCGGGGGTGAGGACGGGCCGCGGCACGAGGATTCCGCAGTCCGTGCAGACGGGGCCCGTCGAGGGTTCGTGGTCGAGGTCGTAGGTCCACACCAGGCGCTCCCCGTCGCACACCGGGCACACGGAGCCCGGTTCACGCTCCAGCGCGGAGATCAGCCGGCGCAGCACCTCCGCCAGCGGGCCGTCGGGATGGACGCGGGGGTCGTCGCACCAGGCGACACCGAAACCGCCCCAGGTCAGCCGGTGCCAGTCGTCCACGCTGCCCGGCCTGCGCAGCCCGTCGTGCTTCTCCTTCCTGCGCCGCTCGGCGAACCCGACCTCGTAGGCCAGCCACACCGAACGCGCCTCCTCCAGCTCCTCCAGTGCGGCCACGAGCCGCGCTGGGTCGGGGGAGCGGTCCTCGGGACCGAACCCGGCCCGGGAACACAGATGGTCCCAGGTCGCCCTGTGCCCGTAAGGGGCGAACCGTTCAAGGCACTTGCGCAGCGAATAGCGCCGTAGCGCCAGGTCGCACCGTGAATCGCGGACCTGTCTCGCCAGACTTCGGAAACCGGCCATCGCCTTGCACCTCCGTCATACCTGCACCTGCACTCCGGTCAATTCGGCGTCGTCGTACGGACGTCGCCGAATAGACGTATCGACAAGCGATTCGGCTCCATCCGATTTCCGATGCCCCTCATCAGTCGATCCACCCGTTCCAAAAAGTGACGCATGTTCATCTTCCAACTCGGGGATACCGGCGGTAACGTCCGGCCCACCCCCAGTCGGGAGGAGCTGCCATGCCACGGCGCACCCCACGCAACGCCCTGGACAGACTGAGAACTCCCCGTGGCTTCCACGGGTTCCTGAAGGGC
Coding sequences within it:
- a CDS encoding MaoC family dehydratase translates to MAEPRIFTSADDVKAAVGEQLGYTDWLEVDQKRIDLFAEATGDHQWIHVDPQKAAAGPFGTTIAHGYLTLSLLPLFGPQLIKVEGVRMGVNYGTNKVRFPSPVPVGSRLRATATITGVEDVEGGIQVSVAFTVEREGGDKPVCVAESVSRYYF
- the soxR gene encoding redox-sensitive transcriptional activator SoxR, which encodes MPQIPEKIHELTVGQLAARSGAAVSALHFYESKGLISSRRTSGNQRRFSRDALRRVAFVRAAQRVGIPLATIREALAELPEGRTPTEGDWARLSESWRSELDERINQLNRLRDHLTGCIGCGCLSLDTCVLSNPDDVFGERLTGSRLLVGRTDSANRRGPASRGRGPEAECRD
- a CDS encoding TetR/AcrR family transcriptional regulator, translating into MSTAAETTGGDIEPWEEVTPDAARRLLVAAVEAFAERGYHATTTRDIAGRAGMSPAALYIHYKTKEELLHRISRIGHDRAVAILRGAAQGEGGAAERLADAVGSFVRWHAGRRTTARVVQYELDALGPEARDEILTLRRQCDAAVRGIIEDGVATGEFDVPDVKGTTLAVLSLCIDVARWFNVNGPRTPDEVGALYADLVLRMVGAEPSGSAQK
- a CDS encoding YiaA/YiaB family inner membrane protein, encoding MSDTPVKQQSTAAFYGQAVASFAVAMIATAVGIYNLQADAWVRAFLAVAVLYLVTSAFTLAKIIRDRQEAGQIVSRVDQARLEKLLAEHDPFEKLG
- a CDS encoding acyl-CoA dehydrogenase family protein gives rise to the protein MNLELSEEQSAVRQLARDFVEREIVPHVVAWDRAEEVDRSIVKKLGEVGFLGLTVDEEYGGCGGDHLAYCLVTEELGRGDSSVRGIVSVSLGLVAKTIAAWGDEEQKRRWLPGLTSGEYVGCFGLTEPGTGSDAGNLSTRAVRDGDEYVVNGTKMFITNGTWADVVLLFARSTDAPGHKGVSAFLVPTDTPGLTRRTIHGKLGLRGQATAELVLEDVRVPASAMLAPEGKGFSVAMSALAKGRMSVAAGCVGIAQAALDAAVRYAGEREQFGRTIAHHQLVQELISDIALDVDAARLLTWRVADLIDRGRPFTVESSKAKLFASEAAVRAANNALQVFGGYGYIDEYPAGKLLRDARVMTLYEGTSQIQKLVIGRALTGVSAF
- a CDS encoding TetR/AcrR family transcriptional regulator, translating into MARPRKPLLSTDRIVETARALVDAEGLAAVSTRRLAAELGVSGPSLYNHFRTKDEILEAVADSVSAQVDLSMFEDGREWRTALHDWAVSYRTALRDHPNIVPVLAHGPGRRPAALHLADAVYGAMVAAGWPPAQATSIGALMRYFIMGSALGSFAGGFVDDAGAYDPADYPHLQQAHLLAEQQEKVDERAFETGLTALLDGLAQQYAQVTRGA
- a CDS encoding 3-keto-5-aminohexanoate cleavage protein, which gives rise to MVQVCVNGTRGSRDGAVVPLSPEAIAESAAAAVAAGATDVHVHPKTPCGQDTLSPRVLAATLEAVRARVPVPVGVTTGAWAEPGPAARVARVRSWTVLPDHASVNWHEPGAEEVAAALVERGVGVEAGLWSGTDGPALFLRSPLGPKVLRVLAEVTDTDPATAADSAHALLADLGTAHGRPVLLHGEDAGAWPVLRLAGRLGLATRIGLEDTLFLPDGHRAASNAELITAGLAQWAPARRGGV